A window of Eublepharis macularius isolate TG4126 chromosome 18, MPM_Emac_v1.0, whole genome shotgun sequence genomic DNA:
ttccctctgaaaaaaaagccctgcttcttcctAAAGGTGGCCCGATTCCACTGGTCCTTTGGAAGTGTACAGATCTGATCAGAAACTCACCTAGAAACAAGGCCACCAGATGGAGTTGGAGAACCACCGAAAACGGAATGGTGAAGTTCAGGGGAGAGGGCAGGCTGAAGCTGAACCTCCCCGTACTGTTGAAGACAGGAATGGCTTGGATCACAGTCACAGCTAGAGACAGAGGGGGAGACGGGGTCAGGCCTCTTGCAGCGAAGAGCAACTTGGTCgtgtcctccccacccccaagctgcTGTGTGACAACACAGCACCGGATTACAAAGGGTCTCAATGGAGCACATGGCAACGCAAACCCCGGGGCAGCCAGGATGGAAATCCCCTGCCCAGAATCTGTTTCTGGAAGCCCATCTCAGCTTTCCAGCCTCAAGAGGAAGGCGACGTTAATGGAGGAACCAGCCCCATCTCTTTCCAGCGTACCTTCTGCTAGGATCCCCAGAGGATAGAGGGGAATCCAGATGCTGTACCGGATCCACGTCAGGACCTTCCACTCGATGTCAATGCAGGAAAGCATATAGAAAGGGTACCTGGAGAGGAAGGAACCCAGAAGTGCTTCAGGCAGAGCTCACTGCCTGAAccgagcagcagcaggaggggaagacaaaaaagagttggttttataccccacccttcactACCTGAAAGTCTCAGAGCGGCTTACGATcacctttccttcctctccccacagaagacaccctgtgaggtgagtggggctgagagagctctgagagagctgtgagtgacccaaggtcacccagctggcttcaagaagaggagtggggaattaaacctggctgtccagattagagtcctgccactcttacaaactacaccaaactggctctcaggaaatACAGGAGCGGCGACAATTGTAACTAAGCCTAAAACAGGGTCTTATAGGAGCACTAgggtaaaaaaaaattgctcatGGCTTCTGAGCCAGGCGAAGAGCTTGTCGGCCCTGCCAGAAAGCACCGATCCCTCTGCCTTCAGCAGAAACTCAATTGAGTGTAGAAGGACTTTGGAGGAATCTTTACCCAGGTCGTGAACCTTATAGATACTCTAAGAATGACTGGGTGAAAGGTCTCTCCCTCTGGCAGTGGTGAGTCCAGTCAGTTTAGCGGAGGCCTCTCCTCAGAGTGAGTGGAAGGAGTAAGCCACTCTACAAAAGCCGCTTCAACGGCAGGTAATTTTTATATATAACGCAGCTCCATCAATGTGCCTACTTTTTACAGGATAGTATAAGCGGGAGGGAGAAGTCCATGCCTCAAGAAGCTCATGATCTCAACAACTGGACAgatggaagagaggggaaggTAACCAAAAATAAATGGAAAGGGCTTTTCCCCCAGTTACAGGTAAGCCAAAGGTGAACTTTACCCTCTCTTGGCTTTCTACAAGTTACGAAAAACTAAATTATTTAGGAGAACTTTCATGCAAAGGTATCAGGGCTGTGCTTTAAGAAATGGCTGAGAGagacattttaataaagagaCAGAGACTATAGGCTATACTACTGGGCACTGcctattgtttactgaatgccaCAGCCATTCATCATATTGacttactgtgtaatctgccttgaatctcagtgagattATAAGTAACATAAATTCAAAAACAGGAGCAAGGTGAGATGGAGCAGATGAAGAATTGAAAAGTGATCCCTCCCCCCATACCTGAATATCTCAACCAAGCTCCAGATGTAGAAAACGAAGAACACAACCGCCTTGCTTTGCATTTCCTCCACCCCTCCAAGGacaaggaataaaataaaattcctcCCGAAAACCTGTGGAGGGAGGGATTAAAATAAAAGATATGCAGAAATGTCTCCTCTAGGTGGAATAAAGACACCAGAACTGCAAGCGGTAATGCCTCAAGGAAGGGAAGAGCGCCAAAGTGGCAAGCCATTTGTTTGGCAAAGGCCCTGTTCACAGGCTGAGGCGCATTTTCTCTTGTGGTCTTTCGCAGGAATCGTTGCATGAACCGTCCAGAAGGCGTTCTAAAATGGCCCTTCCAGAGTTCATCAATATGGCCCACAGGCAGCAGTGTTGGTGGAGGATACACTTCTCGGAAGGGTCACCCTCACGCTGAACTACGCGCCGCAATAATGCCCTCGCTGCCTTTTTGTCAAgactgcccctttgtgaggcagttGCTGCCATTGTGTGACCAAGAGTCGTCTGAGCGCTAAGCGACAatagacgaattacacgaggaagcGCACgtaaagggagtcacaatgttagcagggaagccgAGTTGccaaagacagatcggaaggctttgtcaatttcccctctctacagagtcagcaaagatggctcctcttcGCCTTCTAGgcgtgagcatcctcatgtaatttgtctcttgtagtttagctctccgTCTTACAAGGAATCGAATGATGGCAGCACAAATGAATAGACAAAAACTTTATTCCTGCTTGGCAGAGCTATGCTTGGTCGGCCTTGCGGAAGAAAGACCGAGGCACACCTTTGCCTGAGGGTGTCGCTGGACAGGTTTTGGAGCAACCCTATAGAGGAATAAGCaacaaaagtccccccccccatagcccCAGATAGAAAGGGTCTGCCTTGCTCCAGTCACATTCTCCTGACCAAAGCTGAGATGCGGGCAAAGGgctcttttccttcttccctaGCATGAAAACCAAGAGGTTCGGGCAGAGCCCTTGGCCCTGCTCATACCTGCATCCAAACCAAGATGGGAGAAAATGGGAGTGAGCAACTGAGGGGGCCTTAAGGTAGAGTTCTGCCTGAGCCTTTTCACTTGCTGCTcatgaggggagagaaggggttaAAGAGCCCTTTGCTTATATCTGGGCTCCTGTGGAAGTGTGTCAATAGATAGAGTCCCTTGGCTGTTTGCTCAGTTCAAAATATCATTCGCTGTTAGCCAGCTTTCCGAAATCTCTCCAAAGAAGCCCACCTGGAGCAAGACGGGCACCAGAGGAGCTCTGATGAGGCCAATCAAAGTGTTCACAATCTCCATCACTGCCAGCGTCTGGCACAGGTACATCATGTCCGCTGTGGTGTGGAACGTATCAAAGAAGGAATCtgcaagggaaagaaggaaggagccAGTTTAGTTTAAGCACTGATTGGATAGCATGCAGAAGAGAGCC
This region includes:
- the HACD3 gene encoding very-long-chain (3R)-3-hydroxyacyl-CoA dehydratase 3 isoform X2, yielding MELKAKEEERINKINIENRIPKDPFRHLKRGYLFMYNLVQFLGFSWIFVNMTVRLFMLGKDSFFDTFHTTADMMYLCQTLAVMEIVNTLIGLIRAPLVPVLLQVFGRNFILFLVLGGVEEMQSKAVVFFVFYIWSLVEIFRYPFYMLSCIDIEWKVLTWIRYSIWIPLYPLGILAEAVTVIQAIPVFNSTGRFSFSLPSPLNFTIPFSVVLQLHLVALFLGPFVNFRHLYKQRKRHLGPKKRKAH